The following are from one region of the Pocillopora verrucosa isolate sample1 chromosome 3, ASM3666991v2, whole genome shotgun sequence genome:
- the LOC131769658 gene encoding tRNA (guanine-N(7)-)-methyltransferase non-catalytic subunit WDR4-like: MADLIWSFGGNFLAVVCNTGAKVLDVRDGTCKFSYAVDCVRQSALPEDASTLGHGVLCCFSKSGGLFAICTPYKELFIWQTSDWKLLNKREVIRRSTVILFTNKEDSIIVSNKGGDVYRFSVHDVDKEKELLLGHVSMILDMVLTEDDKFLITSDRDEKIRVSWFPNSYSIHTFCLGHLDFVSCLALLSGSQNILVSGGGDGTVTFWNPESGKDIASEKIDYSTEDIKEENPEDDQHCGPIVSSLTCCCRNSVVCAIIERCKIISLYHASQKEVITLPSLEANVPPWSAVFDPEGRLWCVQPYPEEPVLVFEPSGHSPDLTYVKLVSDFTPLLSSVSDWNYLKGSLNQERKLDTLRKKEVDNLTEYLARKEERIEKKNNKSKQDNGHTKMDSSTVEPTTESEAKRPKLELTS; encoded by the exons ATGGCGGATTTGATATGGAGTTTTGGTGGTAATTTTCTCGCCGTTGTTTGCAATACTGGAGCTAAAGTTCTGGATGTAAG AGATGGAACTTGCAAGTTCTCTTATGCTGTTGATTGTGTACGGCAGTCAGCTTTACCAGAAGATGCAAGTACACTGGGACATGGAGTACTTTGCTGTTTTTCAAAGTCTGGAGGGTTGTTTGCCATTTGTACTCCATATAAAGAATTATTCATTTGGCAGACAAGTGACTGGAAACTGCTGAACAAGAG AGAGGTCATTAGAAGATCAACAGTTATattatttacaaataaagagGACAGCATTATAGTCAGTAACAAAGGAGGAGATGTTTACAG GTTTTCTGTACATGAcgttgacaaagaaaaagaactaCTCTTGGGACATGTTTCTATGATTTTAGACATG gTTCTTACTGAAGATGACAAGTTTTTAATTACATCAGATAGAGATGAGAAGATACGAGTTAGTTGGTTCCCAAACTCTTATAGCATCCATACATTTTGTCTTGGACATTTAGA TTTTGTTAGCTGTTTAGCTCTGTTATCAGGAAGTCAAAACATTCTCGTGTCAGGTGGAGGG GATGGGACTGTCACATTCTGGAATCCTGAATCAGGCAAAGATATAGCTTCAGAAAAGATAGATTACTCAACAGAAGACATCAAAGAGGAAAACCCTGAG GATGATCAGCACTGTGGTCCAATTGTTTCATCCTTAACTTGCTGTTGCAGAAACTCAGTGGTGTGTGCTATTATAGAAAG ATgtaaaatcatttctttataCCATGCAAGTCAAAAGGAGGTTATAACCCTCCCTTCCTTAGAAGCAAATGTGCCCCCCTGGAGTGCAGTATTTGACCCAGAGGGTAGACTCTGGTGTGTGCAGCCCTACCCTGAGGAGCCTGTGTTGGTTTTTGAACCTAGCGGACATTCACCAGACTTAACG TACGTAAAACTGGTGTCGGATTTTACACCGCTCCTGTCCTCAGTTAGCGACTGGAACTatttaaaag GTAGTTTAAATCAGGAGCGTAAACTGGATACGCTAAGAAAGAAAGAGGTCGACAATTTAACGGAGTACTTGGCAAGAAAAGAGGAAcgaatagaaaagaaaaataacaagagTAAACAGGACAACGGTCATACTAAAATGGACAGCTCCACCGTTGAACCGACCACAGAAAGTGAAGCAAAGAGACCAAAACTTGAGTTGACAAGTTAA